From Quercus lobata isolate SW786 chromosome 1, ValleyOak3.0 Primary Assembly, whole genome shotgun sequence, one genomic window encodes:
- the LOC115955873 gene encoding uncharacterized protein LOC115955873 yields MYNEIKGKYDDVTISTFKRGLSTEHGLRKSLTGKLVTSVRQLMDRIDKYKRVEEDQQMGKGKAKVVPQERRDFRLERFNNGNRPRRDYVEQSGSTGAQAIHAVFREPLHKILEKLKYEPFFQWPNKMAGDPLKRNQNLYCAYHQEPGHTIDNCRNLKNYLDRLVREGKLKHLLHRPEGWQEPSKNETRQSTLRPPIGTINVILAAPRRTGFAPFRVMSVSSFQTEPNGKEPKRARKSATPLIGFTEEDKQGTIQPHDDALVVTLRIEGYDVKRVLVDQGSAVEVMYPDLYKGLNLKQEDLSPYDYPLVSFEGKIVIPKGMIKLPVQTDSDVVEVNFIVVDAYSPYTPIVARPWIHALGAVPSTLHQKVKYPSGDQIKEIIGSQKMARQCMVSAISQRLSNEPSTSAERDL; encoded by the coding sequence atgtataatgagataAAAGGGAAATATGATGACGTCACCATCAGTACGTTTAAAAGGGGCTTGTCGACAGAACATGGCTTACGAAAGTCCCTCACTGGAAAGCTAGTCACCagcgtgcgccaactcatggaccgaattgacaagtacaaaagggttgAGGAGGACCAACAGATGGGGAAAGGTAAAGCGAAGGtcgtccctcaggagaggagggacttcaggttgGAAAGATTTAACAACGGTAACAGGCCGAGAAGGGACTATGTAGAGCAGTCCGGATCTACCGGGGCTCAAGCAAtccatgctgtgttccgagaacctCTTCACAAAATCCTAGAGAAGTTGAAGTATGAGCCTTTCTTtcaatggccgaacaagatggctggCGACCCTTTGAAGCGTAATCAGAACCTGTATTGTGCGTACCATCAGGAGCCAGGCCATACTATTGATAATTGCAGGAACTTGAAGAACTATTTAGACCGGCtcgtccgagaagggaagctaAAACATCTACTGCATCGCCCTGAAGGATGGCAAGAACCATCAAAGAATGAAACCAGACAAAGTACGTtgaggccacccattggcacaattaatgtcattctCGCCGCACCTAGAAGGACAGGATTTGCCCCCTTCAGGGTAATGTCAGTGAGCAGTTTCCAAACTGAGCCAAACGGCAAAGAACCCAAGAGAGCTAGAAAGAGCGCCACGCCATTAATCGGGTTCACGGAGGAAGACAAACAAGGGACTATTCAACCCCATGATGATGCCCTAGTTGTCACACTCAGAATAGAGGGTTATGACGTGAAGAGGGTATTAGTTGATCAAGGCAGCGCCGTGGAGGTAATGTATCCTGATTTGTATAAGGGGCTGAACTTGAAGCAGGAAGACCTGTCGCCATACGATTACCCCCTGGTCagctttgaaggaaaaatcGTTATCCCGAAAGGCATGATCAAGTTGCCTGTGCAAACAGACTCAGACGTGGTAGAAGTGAACTTCATTGTCGTAGATGCATACTCCCCCTACACTCCTATTGTTGCCCGGCCATGGATTCATGCACTAGGGGCTGTGCCGtcaaccttgcaccaaaaaGTAAAGTATCCCTCAGGAGATCAAATCAAGGAAATAATAGGGAGCCAAAAaatggctaggcaatgcatggtgtcggcAATATCACAACGTCTTAGTAATGAGCCCTCCACTTCAGCCGAGAGggacttatag